In Elusimicrobiota bacterium, one DNA window encodes the following:
- a CDS encoding tetratricopeptide repeat protein: MEQVKGERLKVKNWNWFLLFTIHYSLFTAFSGCASKRPVRTGDYWGNQAAVQQFQRAEKYYYDGKYNEAIAEYQYYIDQFGDIYYGDEAQKKIAEAFTRMNQWNEAAEAYMELTDRYPKSQYAAWALEEAAKILEQVSRYKEAIQVYQRIIEEYWTFPQKPDAIKKIKELLVSKFSENRWAKKKDAEIDKIIAKKERE; the protein is encoded by the coding sequence ATGGAGCAGGTTAAAGGTGAAAGGTTAAAGGTTAAAAATTGGAACTGGTTTTTACTATTCACTATTCACTATTCACTATTCACTGCCTTCTCCGGCTGTGCCTCTAAAAGACCTGTCAGAACCGGCGATTACTGGGGAAATCAGGCAGCGGTACAGCAATTTCAACGGGCAGAAAAGTATTATTACGACGGGAAATACAACGAAGCGATTGCAGAATACCAGTATTATATTGACCAGTTTGGCGATATCTATTACGGCGATGAAGCACAGAAAAAAATTGCAGAAGCATTCACAAGAATGAATCAATGGAATGAAGCCGCAGAAGCATATATGGAGCTTACAGATAGATATCCAAAAAGCCAGTATGCAGCTTGGGCATTAGAAGAGGCAGCAAAAATTTTAGAGCAGGTTTCAAGATATAAAGAAGCGATACAGGTCTATCAACGAATAATTGAGGAGTACTGGACATTTCCGCAGAAACCGGATGCAATCAAAAAAATAAAAGAACTACTTGTAAGTAAATTTTCTGAGAACAGATGGGCAAAAAAGAAAGATGCAGAAATAGATAAAATTATTGCTAAAAAAGAGAGGGAATAA